The following coding sequences lie in one Peribacillus frigoritolerans genomic window:
- a CDS encoding glycosyltransferase family 4 protein, whose protein sequence is MKSVLMIVQNFYPEIGSAGNRMKNIYLHLKRNGFEVTVITLKPSYPNQSLYQDTKFWDEESIEEDVIRIKPDKVKRYTSNMGKRLLHYLEAMWLFIYTIIRLEKKYDYVFATTPPIFPTLAALIAKKKMKAKLITDVRDLWPESLIGVGVFTNKWVLKVAFFLERKLYRHSDFIIINSPGFRDYIVAKGVKEEAIQYIPNSLTADELTLKNLLTPVSEKVIKVVYAGNIGLAQDLKKLIAVAEKLREHKQIEFSMIGYGYRISEVEKEISSRGLTNIKMINAMNRRVTLHEVSTSHIAYVSLVEKEVFNKVLPGKIIDYMCVGIPIVGDVDGRAKKMLSEAKCGLVAESRNVDEICQHILTMASDPALREELGENGHRYAKQHFQWSKNIKGLINVMEASG, encoded by the coding sequence ATGAAAAGCGTCCTGATGATCGTGCAAAACTTTTATCCGGAAATCGGAAGTGCGGGAAATAGAATGAAAAATATATATCTCCATTTGAAAAGAAACGGATTTGAGGTAACGGTCATCACATTGAAGCCGAGTTATCCTAATCAAAGTTTATATCAAGATACAAAGTTTTGGGATGAAGAAAGCATTGAAGAGGATGTCATCAGGATTAAACCGGACAAAGTGAAGAGGTATACAAGCAATATGGGGAAGCGGTTGCTTCATTATCTTGAAGCGATGTGGCTTTTCATTTATACAATCATCCGTCTCGAAAAAAAATATGATTATGTGTTTGCCACGACCCCGCCGATCTTCCCGACATTGGCGGCGTTGATCGCCAAGAAAAAGATGAAGGCGAAACTCATTACCGATGTCAGGGATTTATGGCCGGAATCGTTGATAGGAGTAGGAGTATTTACTAATAAGTGGGTTTTGAAAGTCGCTTTCTTCCTGGAAAGGAAGCTATATCGGCATTCAGATTTCATTATCATCAATAGTCCTGGTTTCAGGGATTATATCGTTGCAAAGGGAGTCAAGGAGGAGGCCATCCAATACATCCCCAATTCGCTTACTGCGGATGAGCTGACTTTAAAGAATTTGCTTACACCCGTATCGGAAAAGGTAATCAAGGTCGTTTATGCGGGGAATATCGGACTGGCCCAGGACTTGAAAAAACTGATAGCCGTAGCTGAAAAGCTAAGGGAACATAAACAAATCGAATTCTCGATGATTGGATATGGATATCGGATATCCGAAGTGGAGAAGGAGATAAGCTCTAGAGGGCTGACAAATATTAAGATGATTAATGCGATGAATCGAAGAGTGACTCTTCATGAAGTTTCAACGTCCCATATTGCCTATGTGAGCTTGGTTGAAAAGGAAGTCTTCAATAAGGTGCTGCCTGGTAAAATCATCGATTATATGTGTGTCGGAATACCCATTGTCGGAGATGTGGACGGCAGGGCCAAGAAGATGCTATCTGAGGCGAAATGCGGGTTGGTAGCAGAGAGCAGAAATGTTGATGAAATCTGTCAGCATATATTGACAATGGCCTCAGATCCAGCTCTTCGTGAAGAACTGGGGGAAAACGGTCATCGGTATGCTAAACAACATTTTCAATGGTCTAAAAATATTAAAGGTCTCATCAACGTGATGGAAGCCTCAGGCTGA
- the wecB gene encoding non-hydrolyzing UDP-N-acetylglucosamine 2-epimerase, with protein sequence MPKQRIKVMTVFGTRPEAIKMAPVVLELKKHPEEIETIVVVTAQHREMLDQVLQCFQIKPDHDLDMMKDRQTLEEITTRGLEKLSSLMKDIKPDIVLVHGDTTTTFIASLAAFYNKIQIGHVEAGLRTGNKYSPYPEEMNRQLTGVLADLHFAPTNQAAENLILENKKSDCIHITGNTAIDALKTTVRKDYEHPILSGLNGDRMLLMTAHRRENIGKPMEEIFRSVKRLLEDHSDIQVVFPLHKNPVVREIAYRIFGETERLHLIEPLEVLDFHNFAAHAHLILTDSGGVQEEAPSLGVPVLVLRDTTERPEGIDAGTLLLAGIEEERIYQLASDLLTNEETYKKMATASNPYGDGFASQRIVDILLTHCGMKSPLLL encoded by the coding sequence ATGCCTAAACAACGTATTAAGGTCATGACCGTATTTGGTACAAGACCAGAGGCTATCAAAATGGCACCAGTCGTTTTGGAACTGAAAAAGCATCCAGAAGAAATAGAAACCATCGTGGTGGTCACCGCCCAGCATAGGGAAATGCTCGACCAAGTCTTGCAATGTTTTCAAATAAAGCCAGATCACGATTTGGATATGATGAAGGATAGACAAACATTAGAAGAGATAACAACTCGAGGGCTTGAAAAATTGAGTTCGCTCATGAAAGATATAAAACCGGATATCGTCCTCGTTCATGGGGATACAACGACAACTTTCATCGCAAGCTTGGCAGCTTTCTATAATAAGATACAGATTGGCCACGTTGAAGCTGGTCTCCGGACTGGTAATAAGTATTCTCCATATCCTGAAGAAATGAATAGGCAGCTGACAGGCGTCCTGGCTGATTTGCACTTTGCGCCAACAAATCAGGCGGCAGAGAATCTAATTTTGGAAAATAAAAAGAGTGATTGTATCCATATTACTGGAAATACGGCAATCGATGCGTTGAAAACAACAGTACGGAAAGATTATGAACATCCGATTCTATCTGGTTTGAATGGAGATCGTATGTTATTGATGACAGCGCACAGACGAGAAAATATCGGAAAACCAATGGAAGAAATATTCCGTTCCGTCAAACGGCTGCTGGAAGATCACTCGGATATCCAAGTTGTTTTCCCGCTTCATAAAAACCCAGTAGTCCGTGAAATTGCTTACCGGATATTTGGTGAAACGGAAAGACTTCACTTAATAGAGCCGCTTGAAGTACTTGATTTTCATAATTTTGCGGCGCATGCCCATCTAATATTGACAGATTCCGGAGGGGTGCAAGAAGAAGCTCCCTCACTTGGTGTTCCTGTCCTTGTGTTACGCGATACAACAGAACGTCCGGAAGGAATCGATGCTGGTACCCTTTTATTGGCAGGAATTGAGGAAGAACGAATTTATCAATTAGCCTCAGACTTACTTACAAATGAAGAAACCTATAAAAAAATGGCGACAGCTTCCAATCCATATGGAGATGGATTCGCTTCACAGCGGATTGTCGATATCCTATTAACGCATTGCGGAATGAAATCCCCCCTTCTATTATGA
- a CDS encoding VOC family protein, whose amino-acid sequence MKNQVTPYLIFDGQAKDALAFYAEITDMQTYGEANFPTPEEANDLVLHAKIKKGDMLIMVSDTFPGNPFEAGNNVALVLECESDSEIKHLYKVMCEQGLSLMELQDTFWGAKYGKVKDQFGIHWDLNLTK is encoded by the coding sequence ATGAAAAATCAAGTTACCCCCTATTTAATCTTCGATGGACAAGCAAAAGACGCATTAGCCTTTTATGCAGAGATTACCGATATGCAAACCTACGGGGAAGCTAATTTCCCAACACCTGAAGAAGCGAATGACCTTGTCCTGCATGCCAAAATCAAAAAAGGCGATATGTTGATCATGGTATCCGATACGTTTCCAGGCAATCCCTTTGAAGCCGGGAATAATGTTGCGTTGGTCCTCGAATGTGAAAGCGACTCGGAAATCAAGCATTTATATAAGGTTATGTGTGAACAAGGATTATCCTTAATGGAACTGCAAGATACCTTTTGGGGAGCTAAGTATGGTAAGGTCAAGGATCAATTTGGCATTCACTGGGATTTGAATTTAACAAAATGA
- a CDS encoding sulfite exporter TauE/SafE family protein — translation MEDINLYTLLFLVLAGFIAAFIDSVVGGGGLISIPALLFTGISPSAALATNKLAGTMGSLTSTISFIRAGKVDFKFVIKLFPITVIGAALGAYIVHFVSAEILKPLILILLVIVAIYTLVKKDWGKDAKYKGLTRKKMILLIVIIFAIGFYDGFLGPGTGSFLLFSLLIIGFDFVQAAGNARILNFGSNIAALIIFLSMGTVNFAYGIPMGLAMVAGALVGTNFAIKKGASYVRILFICVTLLLIGKNVLNYFHIF, via the coding sequence ATGGAGGATATCAATCTCTATACTTTGCTATTTTTAGTACTTGCGGGTTTTATTGCCGCATTCATCGATTCCGTTGTGGGCGGGGGCGGTTTAATTTCCATTCCGGCATTATTGTTCACGGGGATTTCGCCTTCAGCGGCACTTGCCACTAACAAGCTGGCGGGTACCATGGGATCTTTAACGAGTACGATTTCATTCATTCGGGCTGGAAAAGTGGATTTCAAATTCGTCATCAAGCTGTTTCCGATTACCGTGATTGGAGCGGCGTTAGGAGCATACATTGTACATTTCGTTTCCGCAGAGATACTGAAGCCCCTCATTTTGATCTTGCTGGTCATTGTCGCGATTTATACGTTGGTAAAAAAGGATTGGGGTAAAGATGCAAAGTATAAAGGGCTGACAAGGAAGAAAATGATTCTTTTGATAGTCATAATATTTGCGATTGGTTTTTATGATGGTTTTCTTGGACCAGGCACAGGTTCCTTTTTATTATTTTCATTATTGATCATTGGGTTTGATTTTGTCCAGGCTGCAGGGAATGCAAGAATATTGAATTTTGGAAGCAATATTGCCGCACTTATCATTTTTTTATCTATGGGGACCGTTAATTTTGCCTATGGAATCCCGATGGGCCTTGCAATGGTCGCGGGAGCTTTGGTAGGAACGAACTTCGCCATTAAGAAAGGTGCTTCCTATGTCCGTATATTATTCATTTGCGTCACGCTTTTATTGATTGGAAAAAATGTTCTTAATTATTTTCATATTTTTTGA
- a CDS encoding DUF523 domain-containing protein, which yields MILVSACLAGLEVRYNGTHSLDDGIMELMREKKAIAVCPELLGGFSTPREPAEIVGGEGGDVLDGKAKIIEKSGRDVTELYIKGANLTLLKAQEVGATLVVLKENSPSCGSATIYNGEFKGEKKGGNGVTAALLRRHGFIVISEEGLYEKE from the coding sequence ATGATTTTGGTGAGTGCTTGTTTAGCGGGTCTTGAGGTAAGATACAATGGTACACATAGCCTGGATGATGGAATTATGGAATTAATGAGGGAGAAAAAGGCTATAGCGGTTTGTCCTGAGTTGCTTGGCGGTTTTTCGACACCGAGGGAGCCTGCTGAGATAGTTGGCGGTGAAGGTGGGGATGTCCTTGATGGAAAAGCGAAGATCATCGAGAAGTCGGGCCGGGATGTAACGGAATTGTACATAAAGGGAGCCAATCTTACGTTATTGAAAGCCCAGGAAGTAGGGGCGACGTTAGTCGTTTTAAAAGAAAATAGTCCATCCTGTGGGAGTGCCACGATTTATAATGGCGAATTCAAGGGGGAGAAGAAGGGCGGGAATGGCGTGACCGCGGCTTTGCTTAGGCGGCATGGATTCATTGTCATATCAGAGGAAGGGTTATATGAAAAAGAGTAA
- a CDS encoding DUF2584 domain-containing protein, which translates to MGMPMELNTMIVTKGNETREEENIFRLSKAGYRLYPIDIPIDVRKTIQSDSSGTAVIQKIEWTSEKTIITYQLLSLNSTN; encoded by the coding sequence ATGGGCATGCCTATGGAGCTAAATACCATGATCGTTACAAAAGGGAACGAAACCCGTGAAGAAGAAAACATTTTTCGGCTGTCGAAAGCTGGATACAGATTATACCCTATCGATATTCCAATCGATGTCCGCAAAACCATTCAATCTGACTCAAGCGGAACAGCCGTTATCCAAAAAATTGAATGGACCAGTGAAAAGACCATCATTACGTACCAACTACTATCACTGAACTCAACTAACTAA
- a CDS encoding alpha/beta hydrolase family protein, with amino-acid sequence MENGTIISKRRFPSPHPRIHLYSVTYISQGLKVKGLLAEPVDGEIHDAFLYLRGGIKNVGKVRPARIVQYAVEGFIVFAPFYRGNQGGEGDEDFGGEDRFDAISGFNLLEQHPRVNKDHIHILGFSRGGIMALWTGIYCRNAASIVTWGGVSDMFLTYVERVDMRRMMKRVIGGTPKKCPDQYEYRTPLFAIEDLNVPVLIIHGEKDDNVAIEHAYRLEKRLKMHDKEVESWYFPQFTHYFPPAVNRKVVEDLTSWMKSKTE; translated from the coding sequence TTGGAGAACGGAACGATTATTTCAAAACGGCGGTTTCCATCACCGCATCCACGAATCCATCTTTATTCAGTTACGTACATATCACAAGGCCTGAAGGTAAAGGGGTTGCTGGCTGAACCGGTTGATGGCGAAATACATGATGCCTTCTTATATTTACGCGGCGGTATTAAAAATGTCGGCAAGGTGAGGCCCGCTAGGATCGTGCAGTATGCCGTAGAAGGTTTCATCGTTTTTGCCCCTTTTTACCGTGGGAATCAAGGCGGAGAGGGAGATGAGGATTTTGGAGGCGAAGATAGATTCGATGCGATATCAGGATTCAATCTTCTTGAACAGCATCCCAGAGTGAATAAGGATCACATTCATATCCTTGGATTTTCCCGTGGTGGCATCATGGCGCTTTGGACGGGGATATACTGCAGGAATGCAGCGTCGATCGTTACATGGGGTGGAGTGTCGGATATGTTTTTAACATATGTCGAACGTGTCGATATGCGTCGGATGATGAAGCGGGTCATCGGCGGTACACCTAAAAAATGCCCCGATCAATATGAATACCGTACGCCATTGTTTGCGATTGAAGATTTGAATGTACCCGTACTGATCATTCATGGTGAAAAAGATGATAATGTCGCCATTGAACACGCGTACCGGTTGGAAAAAAGGTTGAAAATGCATGACAAAGAGGTCGAAAGCTGGTATTTCCCTCAATTCACACATTACTTCCCACCGGCCGTGAACAGAAAAGTAGTCGAAGATTTAACATCTTGGATGAAAAGTAAAACCGAATAA
- a CDS encoding ABC transporter substrate-binding protein, with protein sequence MKKWCKAGVVFLLLCMLVIPLGACGNKEQETTKVRVAEVTRSLFYTPQYVAIEKGFFKDEGLSIDLKTTAGGDKTMTTLLSDGADIALVGSETSIYVQAQGSNDPVINFAQLTQTDGTFLVSREKIDNFNWDMLKNSTFLGQRKGGMPQMAGEFVLKKHNIDPKKDLNLIQNIDFANVATAFASGTGDFVQLFEPTASVFEKEGKGYIVASFGTESGHLPYTVYMAKESYLKEDKETVEKFTRALKKAQDWVQENDAAEIAEVIQPYFEDTNIETMETVINRYKEQGSFATDPILDEEEWNNLQNIMDEAGELPSRISHEELVNTDFAEEVTK encoded by the coding sequence TTGAAAAAATGGTGTAAAGCAGGTGTCGTATTTTTACTTCTGTGCATGCTGGTAATCCCGCTTGGAGCATGCGGCAACAAGGAACAGGAAACAACGAAGGTCAGGGTTGCCGAAGTAACCCGTTCCCTTTTCTATACACCTCAATATGTAGCTATTGAAAAAGGATTTTTTAAAGATGAGGGTCTCAGCATTGATTTGAAAACGACGGCAGGCGGCGACAAGACGATGACCACGCTTCTGTCAGATGGGGCGGATATTGCTCTCGTTGGCTCTGAAACATCGATTTACGTTCAGGCACAAGGTTCGAACGACCCCGTCATCAACTTCGCTCAATTAACACAGACGGATGGAACGTTTCTTGTTTCACGTGAAAAAATTGACAACTTCAATTGGGATATGCTGAAAAACTCTACATTCCTGGGCCAGCGAAAAGGCGGGATGCCGCAAATGGCCGGCGAGTTCGTATTGAAAAAACATAACATAGACCCGAAAAAAGATTTGAACCTCATCCAGAACATTGATTTTGCGAATGTCGCAACTGCCTTCGCTTCCGGAACCGGCGATTTTGTTCAACTGTTTGAACCAACGGCCAGTGTGTTTGAAAAAGAAGGAAAAGGCTATATCGTCGCTTCTTTCGGCACCGAGTCCGGGCACCTTCCCTATACAGTTTATATGGCTAAGGAAAGCTATTTGAAAGAAGACAAAGAGACTGTCGAAAAATTCACGAGGGCATTGAAGAAAGCACAGGATTGGGTTCAGGAAAATGATGCTGCCGAAATTGCCGAAGTCATTCAGCCGTATTTTGAGGATACCAATATCGAAACGATGGAAACAGTTATCAACCGTTACAAAGAACAAGGTTCCTTTGCCACCGACCCCATCCTTGATGAAGAAGAATGGAACAATCTGCAAAACATCATGGATGAAGCAGGCGAGCTGCCTTCACGTATAAGCCATGAAGAGCTGGTCAATACCGATTTTGCTGAAGAAGTCACAAAATAG
- a CDS encoding ABC transporter ATP-binding protein → MSFLKIQDIHHTYFSNQTAATALADISLDIEKGEFVSFLGPSGCGKTTLLSIIAGLFPPTAGKILLENKPLKANSDLSIGYMLQQDYLFPWKTIEENILLGLKLIKKDEGLERIKTLKLLSDVGLGGTGKLYPRELSGGMRQRAALARTLAVDPKILLLDEPFSALDYQTKLKLEDLVFETLKSFGKTAVLVTHDIGEAIAMSDRIYLFSANPGSVHKTFKVPDELRELTPFHARNHPQYPTLFQTIWKELESLEY, encoded by the coding sequence ATGAGCTTTTTAAAAATCCAAGACATTCACCATACTTATTTTTCAAATCAGACGGCAGCGACCGCACTAGCGGACATTTCCCTCGACATTGAAAAAGGTGAATTCGTCTCTTTTCTAGGTCCGAGCGGCTGCGGAAAAACCACCCTGCTTTCCATCATCGCTGGGCTATTTCCGCCCACTGCAGGAAAGATCCTGCTCGAAAACAAACCGCTGAAAGCCAACAGTGACCTTTCAATCGGCTATATGCTGCAGCAGGATTATCTATTTCCATGGAAGACGATTGAAGAAAATATATTATTAGGATTGAAACTGATTAAAAAAGATGAAGGCCTTGAGAGAATAAAAACGTTGAAACTTTTAAGTGACGTTGGATTGGGAGGCACCGGAAAATTATATCCGCGCGAACTCTCGGGAGGAATGAGGCAAAGGGCTGCACTGGCACGGACACTGGCGGTCGACCCAAAAATCCTTTTGCTTGATGAACCGTTTTCGGCTCTTGATTACCAAACGAAGTTGAAGCTGGAAGACCTTGTTTTTGAAACCCTGAAATCCTTCGGAAAGACAGCTGTGCTCGTCACCCATGATATCGGTGAAGCCATTGCAATGAGTGACCGCATCTATCTGTTTTCCGCGAACCCGGGAAGTGTGCACAAAACCTTCAAGGTGCCCGATGAACTGCGGGAACTCACGCCTTTCCATGCACGCAACCATCCACAGTATCCGACGCTATTCCAAACGATCTGGAAGGAGCTTGAGAGCCTTGAATATTGA
- a CDS encoding ABC transporter permease, whose protein sequence is MNIEQLHNQYKTSLKKENRLIRFYQILIFIVFFSSWELLSRMEVIDPLIFSSPTKVWHLFIQKLGDGTLLSHSGVTLFETVLGFIIGTLLGTILASLLWWSPRLSKTLDPYLVILNAMPKVALGPIIIVAFGPGFPSIISMGAIISIIITTIVVYTAFREVDPNYLKVLQTFGATRTQAFREAILPASFPTIISTLKVNVGLSWVGVIVGEFLVSAKGLGYLIIYGFQVFNFTLVMLALMIIAVFATIMYQLVELLERKLIKD, encoded by the coding sequence TTGAATATTGAACAGCTTCATAACCAATATAAAACCTCATTAAAAAAAGAAAACAGGCTCATTCGCTTTTATCAGATCCTGATTTTCATCGTTTTTTTCAGCAGTTGGGAACTTTTATCCAGAATGGAAGTGATCGATCCGCTCATCTTCAGCTCCCCAACTAAAGTGTGGCATCTTTTCATACAGAAATTGGGTGATGGAACACTGCTATCCCATTCCGGAGTGACCCTATTCGAGACCGTTCTCGGCTTTATCATAGGGACACTGCTTGGAACGATCCTGGCATCCCTGCTATGGTGGTCGCCAAGATTATCCAAAACACTTGACCCCTATCTCGTCATTTTAAATGCCATGCCGAAAGTGGCACTCGGCCCCATCATCATCGTAGCATTCGGCCCTGGCTTTCCATCCATCATCTCGATGGGGGCGATCATCTCCATCATCATAACCACCATCGTCGTCTACACCGCATTTCGTGAAGTGGACCCGAACTACCTGAAGGTGCTCCAAACTTTTGGCGCCACAAGAACACAAGCTTTTCGGGAAGCCATATTACCCGCCTCCTTCCCAACGATCATCTCAACATTGAAAGTGAATGTCGGCCTCTCCTGGGTCGGCGTCATCGTAGGGGAATTCCTTGTTTCAGCTAAAGGACTCGGCTACCTAATCATTTATGGCTTTCAAGTCTTCAACTTCACCCTCGTAATGCTTGCCTTAATGATCATTGCCGTATTTGCCACAATCATGTATCAACTAGTCGAACTGCTCGAGAGAAAATTAATCAAAGACTAA
- the ytkD gene encoding RNA deprotection pyrophosphohydrolase, with translation MKRFLDKNGYKVEFSENPVFGESWHVFVLSRYKGSWVLTKHRERGLEFPGGKREEGESIEETAIREVYEETGGLVGQLQFLGQYKVHHPVKPFVKSIYYAALRGVEKKQNYLETDGPVFLEALPDILGEEFSFIMKDEIVPLSLSRLDEGTLLRND, from the coding sequence ATGAAACGTTTTCTTGATAAGAATGGATATAAGGTCGAATTCTCCGAGAATCCTGTCTTTGGAGAGTCTTGGCATGTTTTTGTACTCAGCAGATATAAGGGCAGTTGGGTATTGACCAAACACAGAGAACGGGGATTGGAGTTCCCTGGAGGCAAACGGGAAGAAGGGGAATCGATTGAAGAAACAGCCATACGGGAAGTGTATGAAGAAACAGGAGGCTTGGTGGGCCAACTGCAATTTTTGGGACAATATAAGGTACATCATCCAGTCAAACCATTTGTTAAATCGATATACTATGCTGCATTGCGTGGGGTAGAAAAGAAACAAAATTACCTGGAAACGGATGGCCCGGTCTTTTTGGAGGCATTGCCGGATATACTCGGTGAGGAGTTTAGCTTCATCATGAAAGATGAGATTGTACCGTTGAGCTTATCAAGACTGGATGAGGGCACTTTGCTGAGAAACGATTGA
- a CDS encoding hydrolase produces MDVSENRKKYYIWLPNGQITQDRESSPWNFEIEATDNEIIKLRELFDYNYSVGEENFYRAHVPYLQYHFDRENDKQDITLQKIYEMIYALGTEEGRRHIESMGILQAKPTDDGLEY; encoded by the coding sequence ATGGATGTGTCTGAAAACAGGAAAAAATATTACATTTGGCTTCCGAATGGGCAGATAACACAAGATAGGGAAAGTTCTCCATGGAATTTCGAAATCGAGGCGACAGATAATGAAATCATCAAATTGCGTGAATTATTTGATTATAATTATTCAGTAGGGGAAGAAAATTTTTATCGGGCACATGTCCCATACCTTCAATATCATTTTGACCGTGAAAATGATAAACAGGATATCACTCTCCAAAAAATTTACGAGATGATTTATGCCCTGGGTACTGAAGAAGGAAGACGGCATATAGAAAGCATGGGGATACTACAGGCAAAACCAACAGACGATGGCCTCGAATATTGA
- a CDS encoding DUF6154 family protein — protein MRVLKLIEELYNMYRDKMTGDEEDIDMLTFAVLEQLDRKEIFELLQEMDDQELTNLMGLYIIETLKGKFAQNSMNDTKPTHFPPRNIH, from the coding sequence GTGAGAGTTTTGAAGTTAATTGAAGAATTATACAATATGTACCGTGATAAGATGACTGGTGATGAAGAAGATATTGATATGCTTACTTTTGCGGTTCTGGAACAGCTTGACCGCAAGGAAATTTTCGAATTGCTTCAAGAGATGGATGATCAAGAACTAACCAATTTAATGGGCCTTTACATTATAGAAACGTTAAAAGGGAAGTTCGCTCAAAATAGTATGAACGACACGAAACCTACACATTTTCCGCCTAGGAATATTCATTAA
- a CDS encoding Dps family protein codes for MAQKKLGTLVNKEIANFSVLYTKIHNYHWFVNGPHFFELHQKLEELYKEVTSNYDELAERLLAIGEKPVATLKEYLELTTIEEATGNENTEDMVQSVISDFEKLSEEFLEIIEVAEQEDPVTADMLTGMKKSLNKHAWMLRAYLGH; via the coding sequence ATGGCTCAGAAAAAATTAGGAACTTTAGTGAATAAGGAAATTGCAAACTTCAGTGTTCTTTATACGAAAATTCATAATTACCACTGGTTCGTGAATGGACCACACTTCTTTGAACTACACCAAAAATTGGAAGAATTATATAAAGAAGTGACATCCAACTATGACGAATTGGCTGAAAGACTATTGGCCATTGGTGAAAAGCCGGTTGCTACCCTTAAAGAGTACCTGGAATTAACGACGATCGAAGAAGCGACAGGTAATGAAAATACAGAAGATATGGTTCAAAGCGTCATCAGTGATTTTGAAAAGCTTTCCGAAGAGTTCCTGGAAATCATCGAAGTTGCCGAACAAGAAGATCCGGTTACGGCCGATATGCTGACAGGCATGAAGAAAAGCTTAAACAAACATGCTTGGATGCTGCGTGCGTATTTAGGACATTAA
- the ytzI gene encoding YtzI protein, protein MITVLVISIIVILIVLALSVLTIGKGYSYKHTVDPVEPLPEDEGKKEEPEK, encoded by the coding sequence ATGATTACGGTTTTAGTTATCTCAATCATTGTGATTCTGATTGTATTGGCATTATCGGTCCTAACAATCGGAAAAGGTTATAGCTACAAGCATACAGTGGATCCCGTCGAACCTTTGCCCGAGGATGAGGGAAAAAAAGAAGAACCCGAAAAATGA
- a CDS encoding S-ribosylhomocysteine lyase: protein MPSVESFELDHNAVKAPYVRHCGVHKVGTDGVVNKFDIRFCQPNKQAMKPDTIHTLEHLLAFNIRKHSERYDHFDIIDISPMGCQTGYYLVVSGEPTVTEIIDVLEDTFKDAVTITEIPAANEKQCGQAKLHDLEGAKKLMNFWLAQDKEDLHKVFG, encoded by the coding sequence ATGCCTTCAGTTGAAAGCTTTGAATTAGATCATAACGCTGTTAAAGCCCCATATGTTAGACATTGCGGTGTCCATAAGGTAGGAACAGACGGTGTTGTTAATAAATTTGATATCCGTTTTTGCCAGCCGAATAAACAAGCGATGAAGCCGGATACGATCCATACCCTGGAACACTTGCTTGCATTCAATATCCGTAAGCATTCCGAGCGCTACGATCACTTTGATATCATCGACATTTCGCCAATGGGATGTCAAACAGGATATTACCTTGTGGTAAGCGGCGAGCCGACAGTGACGGAAATCATCGATGTTCTTGAAGATACATTCAAGGATGCCGTTACAATTACCGAAATTCCTGCTGCAAACGAAAAACAATGCGGCCAAGCAAAATTGCATGATCTTGAAGGAGCTAAGAAATTGATGAATTTCTGGCTTGCACAAGATAAAGAAGATCTTCATAAAGTTTTTGGTTAA
- the yidD gene encoding membrane protein insertion efficiency factor YidD: MGIIRFYQVAISPLKPPTCRFYPTCSHYGLEAINRFGPIKGSWLALIRILKCHPFHPGGIDLVPEKKEKSEDQ; encoded by the coding sequence ATGGGAATCATCCGTTTTTACCAAGTTGCTATTTCTCCATTAAAACCGCCCACCTGCCGTTTTTACCCAACTTGTTCCCATTATGGTTTGGAAGCGATCAATCGTTTCGGACCTATAAAAGGAAGCTGGTTAGCACTCATCCGGATTCTTAAATGTCATCCGTTTCATCCAGGGGGCATTGACCTTGTTCCCGAAAAAAAAGAAAAAAGTGAGGACCAATAG